The window TCGTTGGAGTTCTCGAAGACCTCGCTGAGATTCGTCAGGTGGTCGGCGACCAGCAGGCCGGCGCACAGCCCGAAGAACATCGCGATGCCGCCCAGGCGCGGTGTGGGTTCCCGGTGCACGTCACGTGCCCGGATCTCCGGCATCGCTCCGGCCACGATCGCGAACTTCCGCACCGGCCCGGTCAGCAGGTACGTCACCGCGGCCGTGATGCAGAGCGTCAGGAGGTATTCACGCACAGGCTTCCCCACAGATCTCGCTGGCCATCTCAGCCCCACACCCTAGCTTCGTGCGCATACGGTTGGGGACTTCCGGGTAGAGCCGATGGTTGCACGAGTGGCTGTGCACGATTGATCGTCCACCCCTCAGTGGGCGGGATAGGGCGGAAATCTGCCGGTCAGATCCCGCACTTCTTCACGCACTCCACGCCCGGCGGACTCGTCCCGCAGGGCCGTCGCGAACAGCACCGCGATGCGTGCGGTCTCGGCCTCGCCCATCCCCTGGGTGGTGAGCGCGGCCGTGCCCAGACGCAGTCCTCGCACGTCGGGATGGGGCAGGGCACAGGTGTCGAGGACCATTCCGGCGGCGGCCAGACGCCCGCGGGCCGTGCGGCCGTCCACCCCGAGCGGGGCCGGGTCCACGGTGAGCAGGTGGGTGTCGGTGCCGCCGGTGGTGACCGCGAGCCCCTCGGCGGCCAGGCCTTCCGCGAGCACCCGCGCATTCGCCACCACCTGATGGGCGTACGCGGTGAACGCCGGTGTTGCCGCCTCGCCGAAGGCGACGGCCTTGGCGGCGATGGTGTGCATCTGCGCGCCGCCCTGTGTGAAGGGGAACACCGCCCGGTCCACCCGCTCGGCCAGTTCGCTCCCGCACAGCAGCATGCCGCCGCGCGGGCCCCGCAGCACCTTGTGCGTGGTGGCGCACACCACATCGGCGTACGGGACCGGGCTGGGCGCCGCTCCCCCGGCGACGAGCCCGATGGGATGGGCGGCGTCCGCGATGAGATAGGCGCCGACCTCGTCCGCGACCTCGCGGAAGGCGGCGTAGTCGATGTGCCGTGGATACGAGATCGACCCGCACACGATGGCCTTCGGCCGGTGCGTACGGGCCAGGGTGCGCACCTGCTCGTAGTCGATGAGCCCGCTCTCGGGGTCGACGCCGTACCCGACGAAGTCGAACCACCGGCCCGAGAAGTTCGCGGGCGACCCGTGCGTGAGGTGGCCGCCGTGCGGCAGACCCATCGCGAGGACGGTGTCCCCCGGGCGCAGCAGGGCGGCGTACGCGGCCAGCACGGCCGAACTCCCGGAGTGGGACTGCACGTTGGCGTGATCGGCGCCGAACAGGGCCTTGGCGCGCTCCACGGCCATGCGCTCGGCCACGTCGACGATCTCGCAGCCGCCGTGGTGCCGGGCGCCGGGATATCCCTCGGCGTACTTGTTCGCCAGCGGCGAGCCCAGCGCCGCCAGCACGGCCGGCGAGGTGAAGTTCTCGGCGGCGATGAGCTGCAGCGTCGTCGACTGCCGCTCCAGCTCCCCGAGCAGGATCTCGGCCAGCTCCGGATCCTGCCGGCCGAGCACGTCGACCGACAGCGGACCTTCAAGCGTGTGTGCGACCGGCATGGCTGACTCCGGACCTCGACAGGGGAACGCTAAGTCCAATGTAGAACCGTGACCCCACCTGCGCCCGGTGTTACGCCCGAGCGGGCACGCCCGTGAGGGCGGTCACCACCGGATCCAGCGCCTGATTGATCTCGTCGCCCACCGAGCGGAAGAACGGCAGGGGGGCGCCGTACGGGTCGTACACCTCGTCCGCCTCCGCTGTGGGGGCCAGGAGCCACCCGCGTAGAGCCGCCGCGGCGCGGACCAGGGCTCGGGCGCGTTCGACCATGCCGTCGTCCAGGGGAGGGAGGGTGGCGGGGTCTATGGCGCGGACCAGGCGGGTGAACTCCTTCAGCGTGAAGGTGCGCAGGCCCGCCGAGTGGCCCATGGAGATGACCTGGGCGCGGTGGTCGCGGGTGGCCGTGAGGACGAGGTCCGCCCGGATGACGTGCTCGTCCAGCAGCTCACGGCCGACGAAGCCGGAGGCGTCCGCGCCGAAGTCCGCGAGGACCGCCTCCGCGTTGGCCTCCATGGGCGCACCCTCATGACCCCACGTACCGGCGCTCTCCACGATCAGACCGCCCCACAGGGGGTCGCCGAGCCGGTCCGCCAGGGCATGACGGGTCAGCCGCTCGGTGATCGGCGAGCGGCACACATTGCCGGTGCTGACGTGGAGGATGCGAAAAGAGGAGTCCCCCGAGGCCCCGTCGCCGTAAGCCCCCGTGTACCCCGTCCCCGTACCTATGCCACGCCCCGCGTCAGGGGCTGTCAATTCGCCACCTCGAGGTCGGGGACGACCTTTCGCAGCTCCTCCGCGGACAGGGCTCCCGCCCGCAGGAGCACCGGCACCTTGCCCGTGACGTCGACGATCGACGACGGGACGTTGCCGGGGGTCGGCCCGCCGTCCAGGTACACGGAGACGGAGTCGCCGAGCATCTCCTGCGCGGCGTCACAGTCCTCGGGGGACGGGTGGCCGGTCAGGTTCGCGGAGGAGACCGCCATCGGACCGACCTCGGTCAGCAGCTCGATGGCGACCGGGTGCAGCGGCATACGCACGGCGACGGTCCCGCGGGTGTCCCCCAGGTCCCACTGGAGGGACGGCTGGTGCTTGGCGACGAGCGTGAGCGCGCCCGGCCAGAACGCGTCGACGAGCTCCCACGCCATCTCGGAGAAGTCGGTGACCAGGCCGTGCAGCGTGTTCGGGGAGCCGATGAGGACGGGCGTGGGCATGTTCCGGCCGCGGCCCTTGGCCTCCAGCAGGTCGGTCACGGCCTCCGAGCTGAACGCGTCGGCGCCGACCCCGTACACGGTGTCGGTCGGCAGCACCACGAGCTCGCCGCGGCGGACGGCGGACGCGGCCTCGCGCAGACCCGTCGAGCGGTCGGTCGCGTCGTTGGTGTCGTATCGCCGTGCCATATCAGCAAGCCTCCTCGAACACGCGGGCCCCGTTGGCCGCGCATCTAACGTTTTCCACGACGTCCACACAAGAAGTCGCCGCTGTCATGGCGTCGCCCTGCGGGCGGTCGCGAACCGCGGCCGGTTGTTGAGGTCGGGATGGTCCGCGGCATCGGCCCAGCCCCGCTCCTCGGTGAAGATCCACGGCACCTGTCCGCCCTGGGTGTCGGCGTGCTCGATGACGACGACACCGCCGGGCCGCAGCAGCCGGTGCGCGGTGCGCTCCAGACCGCGGATGAGGTCGAGGCCGTCCTCCCCGGAGAACAGGGCGAGTTCGGGATCGTAGTCCCGGGCCTCCGGAGCGACGTACTCCCATTCGGTCAGCGGGATGTACGGCGGGTTGGAGATGACGAGGTCGACCTGGCCGTCGAGGTCGAGGAACGCGTCCAGGGCGTTGCCCTGCCGCAGGTCGACCCTGGATCCCTCGACGTTCTTACGGGTCCACCGCAGGGCGTCCTCGGACAGTTCGACGGCGTGGACGCGCGAGCGCGGGACCTCCTGCGCGAGGGCGAGCGCGATCGCGCCCGAGCCGGTGCACAGGTCGACGATCAGCGGCTCGACGACGTCCATCGCGCGTACGGCGTCTATGGCCCAGCCGACCACGGACTCCGTCTCGGGCCGGGGCACGAACACGCCCGGCCCGACCTGGAGTTCCAGATAGCGGAAGTAGGCCCGCCCGGTGATGTGCTGGAGCGGCTCGCGGGCCTCACGGCGCGCGATCACCTCCCAGTACCGGGCGTCGAAGTCCGCGTCCTTGACGGTGTGCAGCTCGCCCCGCTTCACGCCGTGCACGAACGCGGCGAGTTCCTCGGCGTCGTTGCGCGGCGAGGGCACGCCGGCGTCGGCCAGCCGCTGGGTGGCCTGGGCCACTTCCGCGAGCAGCAGGTTCACGCTGGTCCTCCGGGAGCTGTGCTGTTGTCCGTCGAGCGGATGTGTACTGCGCTGTGTACTTGTACGTGCCCTACGCCGCGGCGAGCTTGGCGGCCGAGTCGGCGTCGACGCACGCCTGGATCACCGCGTCGAGGTCGCCGTCGAGCACCTGGTCCAAGTTGTACGCCTTGAAGCCGACCCGGTGGTCCGAGATGCGGTTCTCCGGGAAGTTGTACGTACGGATCTTCTCGGAGCGGTCGACGGTACGGACCTGGCTGCGGCGGGCGTCCGCGGCCTTGCTCTCCGCCTCCTCCTGCGCCGCGGCGAGCAGCCTGGAGCGCAGGATACGCATCGCCTGCTCCTTGTTCTGCAGCTGGCTCTTCTCGTTCTGGCAGGAGGCGACGACTCCGGTGGGAATGTGCGTGATGCGCACGGCGGAGTCGGTCGTGTTGACGGACTGGCCGCCGGGACCGGAGGAGCGGTAGACGTCGATCCGCAGGTCGTTCGCGAGGATCTCGACGTCGACCTCCTCGGCCTCGGGCGTGACGAGGACACCGGCGGCGGAGGTGTGGATACGGCCCTGCGACTCGGTGGAGGGCACCCGCTGCACGCGGTGCACCCCGCCCTCGTACTTCATCCGGGCCCAGACGCCCTGACCGGGCTCGGTGGCGCCCTGGCCGCCCTTGGTCTTCACGGCGACCTGGACGTCCTTGTAGCCGCCCAGCTCGGACTCGGTGGAGTCGATGATCTCGGTCTTCCAGCCGACACGCTCGGCGTACCGGAGATACATGCGCAGCAGGTCACCGGCGAACAGGGCCGACTCGTCGCCGCCCGCGCCCGCCTTGATCTCCAGGATGACGTCCTTGTCGTCGCTGGGGTCGCGCGGAACGAGGAGCAGCCGCAGCTTCTCCGTCAGTTCCTCGCGCTGCTTCTCCAGCTCCTTGACCTCGGCCGCGAAGTCCGGGTCGTCGGCGACGAACTCCTTCGCCGTCTCGATGTCGTCCCCGGTCTGCTTCCAGGAGCGGTACGTCGCGACGATCGGGGTGAGCTCGGCGTAGCGCTTGTTGAGCTTGCGCGCGTTGGCCTGGTCGGCGTGGACCGACGGGTCAGCGAGCTTCTTCTCCAGATCGGCGTGCTCACCGATCAGTTCCTCGACCGCCTCGAACATCTCCGGCTCCAATGGGCTGTCCCCCGCTCCATTTCGGGCGCGAGGACGTAGGTACGACGAATAGGGGCTGCACCGCAAAGCGCCGGTCCCAGCGCCCCCTGGACGGAGGCACCGAAGACCGGCGCTGTGGGCTCGCTACTTGTTGTCAGCGGCAGCCTTGGCCTTGCCGAAGCGGGCCTCGAAGCGGGCCACGCGGCCACCGGTGTCGAGGATCTTCTGCTTGCCCGTGTAGAACGGGTGGCACTCGGAGCAGACCTCGGCGCGGACGGTGCCGCTGGAGATCGTGCTGCGGGTGGTGAACGACGCGCCACAGGTGCAGCTGACCTGCGTCTCGACGTACTCGGGGTGGATGTCGCGCTTCAAGGTGTCTCCTAGTTTCGGGAGGGCGCCGGGTCGCTGCCGCGGGATGCGGAGCGTGAACCGGGGCCGACGTACCAGTCTGCCAGGACTGGGGCCATCCCCCAAAACCGGGGGTTCGCGTTGTGTATTCCCGGCGGGCCCGGTGGGGGTTGTTCGCGCAGTTCCCCGCGCCCCTGCCTTTCGTCTTTCAGGGGCGCGGGGAACTGCGCGACAAGCCCCCACCGGGCCCGCAGCCAAACAACCGCCCCCAGCGGAACGCCTAGCTCACAACACCCTTCGCCGCCCCCGTCGCCGCCCCCTTGGTCGCCGACTTCGGGATCGGGCGGTCGTTCTTGAGCGCGTCCCAGACCTGCTGGGACTTGGCCTTGAGGACGAGCACACGGTTCCCGTCGGCAGGGTCGTACTGCACCGGCATCGTCACCATGTTCATGTTGGCCGGGCTGATGCCCTTGAGCCCGTTGGCGAACGAGGCCAGATCCTTGACCGTGTCGAGGTCGGTATCGGTGGTGACGGTCTTCGTCGCGGTGTCCGCGAGGTCGAACAGCTTCTTCGGGCTGGTCAGTACGCCGATGTTCTTGACCTGTTCGACCAGGGCCTTGATGAACGCCTGCTGGAGCTGGATCCGGCCCAGGTCGGAGCCGTCGCCGACGCCGTGCC is drawn from Streptomyces liliifuscus and contains these coding sequences:
- a CDS encoding serine hydroxymethyltransferase; protein product: MPVAHTLEGPLSVDVLGRQDPELAEILLGELERQSTTLQLIAAENFTSPAVLAALGSPLANKYAEGYPGARHHGGCEIVDVAERMAVERAKALFGADHANVQSHSGSSAVLAAYAALLRPGDTVLAMGLPHGGHLTHGSPANFSGRWFDFVGYGVDPESGLIDYEQVRTLARTHRPKAIVCGSISYPRHIDYAAFREVADEVGAYLIADAAHPIGLVAGGAAPSPVPYADVVCATTHKVLRGPRGGMLLCGSELAERVDRAVFPFTQGGAQMHTIAAKAVAFGEAATPAFTAYAHQVVANARVLAEGLAAEGLAVTTGGTDTHLLTVDPAPLGVDGRTARGRLAAAGMVLDTCALPHPDVRGLRLGTAALTTQGMGEAETARIAVLFATALRDESAGRGVREEVRDLTGRFPPYPAH
- a CDS encoding arsenate reductase/protein-tyrosine-phosphatase family protein, which gives rise to MTAPDAGRGIGTGTGYTGAYGDGASGDSSFRILHVSTGNVCRSPITERLTRHALADRLGDPLWGGLIVESAGTWGHEGAPMEANAEAVLADFGADASGFVGRELLDEHVIRADLVLTATRDHRAQVISMGHSAGLRTFTLKEFTRLVRAIDPATLPPLDDGMVERARALVRAAAALRGWLLAPTAEADEVYDPYGAPLPFFRSVGDEINQALDPVVTALTGVPARA
- a CDS encoding L-threonylcarbamoyladenylate synthase; translated protein: MARRYDTNDATDRSTGLREAASAVRRGELVVLPTDTVYGVGADAFSSEAVTDLLEAKGRGRNMPTPVLIGSPNTLHGLVTDFSEMAWELVDAFWPGALTLVAKHQPSLQWDLGDTRGTVAVRMPLHPVAIELLTEVGPMAVSSANLTGHPSPEDCDAAQEMLGDSVSVYLDGGPTPGNVPSSIVDVTGKVPVLLRAGALSAEELRKVVPDLEVAN
- the prmC gene encoding peptide chain release factor N(5)-glutamine methyltransferase, with the translated sequence MNLLLAEVAQATQRLADAGVPSPRNDAEELAAFVHGVKRGELHTVKDADFDARYWEVIARREAREPLQHITGRAYFRYLELQVGPGVFVPRPETESVVGWAIDAVRAMDVVEPLIVDLCTGSGAIALALAQEVPRSRVHAVELSEDALRWTRKNVEGSRVDLRQGNALDAFLDLDGQVDLVISNPPYIPLTEWEYVAPEARDYDPELALFSGEDGLDLIRGLERTAHRLLRPGGVVVIEHADTQGGQVPWIFTEERGWADAADHPDLNNRPRFATARRATP
- the prfA gene encoding peptide chain release factor 1 → MFEAVEELIGEHADLEKKLADPSVHADQANARKLNKRYAELTPIVATYRSWKQTGDDIETAKEFVADDPDFAAEVKELEKQREELTEKLRLLLVPRDPSDDKDVILEIKAGAGGDESALFAGDLLRMYLRYAERVGWKTEIIDSTESELGGYKDVQVAVKTKGGQGATEPGQGVWARMKYEGGVHRVQRVPSTESQGRIHTSAAGVLVTPEAEEVDVEILANDLRIDVYRSSGPGGQSVNTTDSAVRITHIPTGVVASCQNEKSQLQNKEQAMRILRSRLLAAAQEEAESKAADARRSQVRTVDRSEKIRTYNFPENRISDHRVGFKAYNLDQVLDGDLDAVIQACVDADSAAKLAAA
- the rpmE gene encoding 50S ribosomal protein L31 — translated: MKRDIHPEYVETQVSCTCGASFTTRSTISSGTVRAEVCSECHPFYTGKQKILDTGGRVARFEARFGKAKAAADNK